The sequence ATCCTCCACCCCCACCAAGTTTTCAACCACATGCTAATGCTAATGCTATACGGCCAAGCTTTTGCCCTCCAGCTGTGATCGATCACGTGATTCTCCACACTCACCTTGCCCTACCTCACACCAACCTAACCCAAAAAAAGTCAAAGCATTATTTAACGGTTGTGATCTAGGTTGCAAACAGTGAGTGAGAGAAGGTCACACCAGCTAGGCCTTCCACGGATGCCACATGTTATATATTGCCTTGAATTTTGTGAGAGGCTTCGAATTGATAGGTGTTTGACCTCTGTAGAATACGACACACCACTGAACATGAAGAATTTAGGCATTTACCTTTCTACCGCATTagatatattttatttcaactaatCAAATCAACTACTTTATCATCAGAGCAATCCGTGACATTTATAAGAGGGTTGTTAGTCTTCTGTGTCCCTATGTCTTAAATTCTTGTTTTGactaatcaaacaaaacaaattcttGTTTTGTTATCCAAAATGGGAGATAATGTTGGTGTTTAAATTCTTGTTTTGActcatcaaacaaaaaaaattcttgttttgTTATCCAAAATGGGAGATAATGTTGGTGTTGCATGATTAGAATTGTAGGACTATCATCCTATGGGTGTGGCTTAGTATACTAAGAAGTTTTTGTGATTTATCATATTTATaggtttgaaaatttgaaaattatgagCCTGAGTAGCAACATAACTCATTATAATTTGAAGGATTTGGTTAATAGAGTATACActaatcatttattttaaaaaaattataaaaaattaaaaaaattatcaaaatagttaatcatttttatattttaataaaactcTTTACATTTATCCCACACCATGCATGTTGGGTTCAAGTAAGTTAGGAGAAAATAACCGCATGCGCaagttctctcttttttatttattttttatttactattattagaaaaaagaaaaggtagaaTTGTGGGACTAGGAGGTAGCTTATGTATGAATGCATGGAGTTTGCAGGGCACATGGTGCCCTAGCCTAGGGGCTAGGACAGACTTTGATGGAGGATCATCACGTATTATTTGTGGACCCctctattacaatttttaatggaatagtacattttttttttataacaaaagcCGCAGTCAGAATTTGTTGAAGCCACTAAAGAGAATGatacaaacaataataatagtGCACCTTACATAATGCATGTACCCTGTAGagtgttttcaaaatttaatttcatattttattgaaaatgggTCATTTTCAAGAattcataattaattaactGCTGAAAAAAGTTCTTGAACAGTAAATTTCATCACTGTCAATTTCATTTCTGTtccatattttcataaaatattaaaatcattCCAGCGACATTACGATGTTGACTTGGAGAAAAATAGACTGAATAGTCCAAAGAGTGAAAGCTggtttatattttttcctttattgttTTTGTCAAAGAGGAAAAGATGTTAAAAAATCCAAGGTCTTCAAATGAATCGTCTAATAAACGCAAcatattattagaaaaaagttttttttttgggtttaattttttagaaaactcaTTCATGATTGGGTAATTTTAATACGAGAGTATATTCAGACACAATTTGTCAATTAAATTAGGATTTACAAAGTTCGAGTCCAAGCTCAAATTCCAAACCTGATGACTAAATTGAGTCAAAATTGATGACTTTTGcacaattattatatatatctcccctcattttaattaataatgatAGAGTTTTTTTGAATCTAACCTTAAGTCTTACCCCACTTAAATTAGAAGAATAATGGCCAATCCTGTTAAGGGCAAAGTTCAAGCTAGCATGCCTTGGCCTTCACACCTTAATTAACCAAGCAAACCTGTGGTCGTCTACAATCCACACCTGGCCAAACAATATTGGCTTGGTTTATTAGTCTCTTTGtcacacaatattttcaacctTATTTATGGAGggctttcccttttcttttcttttttctttggtatcttctctttttttttctttttttttttctaccctCTCCTTTCTTTatctaatttctttctttttcactttattttcaattatattctTTTTCCCTGTACACCATTTTGAGTTTTCAGAACAATTCAGATCGAACAATTGGTCATGCAGGCTAGACAATTATCTCTGAGCTCAACAGCCTTAATAAGAGCAACTGTAATGCATGAAAACtgatcaaaataataataacacgtACATACATACATTCATATATCTCTATCTATACAATTCAAACTTTGAAACAAGCTAGCatgactaataaaaaaaaaaaaaaagcccaaaagcTCGGCAACTATAGTGATGACTCCTTTAACCTTTAGTTCTGATAATAGTGATAGTTCCTCTGCCTTGAGTGTGAATTCTTGTAAGGGCCACCACAGCTTTCCCAGAAAGGCCAGGACCATGAGGGGACACACATGGCCTACATGCAAAGTCCCCCACCGGATGCCTTACCGGCCTTGTCGGCGGCATTAGGATCCTCTCATTGATGTCGTTTAGAGTTACGTCCCCTTCAACCCCTCCTGGCTTCACCAATGCAAATGGATACACCACTCTTGTTATtactctctccctcttctttttcttatcacCATCTCCTGACCCTGTAACATATACATATCACTTTTGGTCAAACTATAATAATGATATCCACGAGATTCTGGTTTCAACTCTTAATTATTTGGCGTGTGTGAGACTAGAAATTATATACACGCCTAGATAATAAGAATCAACTCTCGAAGAGCTTTGAAAACCCAATTAAGtttttaaaagaagagagagagatttgtacCAGGATTCATGGGGCTTATGGAGTATAGGTTTTCTCCATTGTTGGACTTGGTGCTAATCAGGTCTTTgtaagaagatgaagaagaatcTGTAGCTTCAGGGCCCTCTTCTGGCGTTTCTACATCTGTGATCATGTTTGCTTCCTCACTGATTCCACTCATCGATGTGCTCATAGGCCCATCTACAAGGGTACAAAAAGTACGTAGAATCATTAAATTACAAATGATAAAACGTACAGCAATAATTAATGacaaatttttctcaaaaaacaaaaaaagattccTTAGGTGTTATACTTGAATTCACCCCCCaatacaacaaaaacaatgaaattcaatCGTCTCAACTAGTggtcaaaatttttgagaaactaaggtataacctataaaaaaaaaaaacaaaaaagtacaTAAGTTTCACCTTTATCAAAATAATGCACCTTAATTTTGTGAATTTCACAATTAAGTAGCActacaaagttaaaaaaatgctAGTACAATAATATTGTAATTACCTGATAGTCCATTTATGGTGTTTATCTGGCTCAGGGAATATACGTTCTCCGACATTCCCCATGTGCAGTTCGTATTCCAGTAACTCTGTGCATACAACATAAATGCTAGTACTTTTAATCAACCATAAACGACGACAATAATTAAAACCCCAGTAGGGAAATTcagacaaaaataaataaattacctTTGCAAGTTCTTCGGGACCATCATGATCAGTTTGATCATCTGTGTACAACAGCAAGCGTCTTCGTTTGGACATCTCGCTAAATTCAACCAAAGCATCTTCCAAATAGCCAGTCGAGTAATCAGACTCTAGAGGAGCTGAGTAGAATGGTGCATTTCCATCCATGActgcataataataataatattcacaATATATCACAAAATCATTGTTGTATAAGTAAGCATTGGGCTGTATCCAAGAACCCATTAAAGGACAAAAacagtaaaagaaaagaaagcaaaataGGTGGAAGAAAAGTGATTACCTAAAGACATTGTGTCTGCGTTGAGAACTCCAAGGTTGTGAAAATCCCAACCTAGGGAAGAGCTGTGGTGGCTACTAGTGTAAGCCAAGGAGTGAAGCTCACCCATATCGTGGGGggtattgtattgtattgtttgtgtgtgtgtgtgtgtttgtgtgttaaTGATACCCTTTAAATTTAAATGATGGGAAATGGTTCTATTTATGTGCAAgttgtgccaaaaaaaaaaagtgaaggaaTTGGATGGTTTTTTAGAAGAAGCAGTGGTATTTCAGTCAACGGCAGGggagaagaaaattaaaaagtggGTTTTTCTTGGGATTCGGAAAATTGggtcacttttttcttttttcttggtttaGATATGTGGGGGACTAAATAATTGCGAAAGATATCATATAATGTTTGTTGCATGTAAAGCAATGGTATGAGAGGCAAAGACATGCCTCATAgagacacaattcaaattcagcttttcctttttgttttccttctGAGATTGTTACCAAACCGTCTCTCTTTTGGTCACTTTTTTCTTGCACATTCTCACTTGTTGTGGGGTCAAAATAGTAGTTACCCATCTTCTAagtctctaagaaatttttatttatttattttaggtgggttttaacttttaatggGTGGATATCAATTAGAACATGGTCAAGTGGGCCCCATTAATTGGCATGCTGGTGGGCCTAACTATAAGGATAGAAGGAGAAGAATTGATGGGGTGGGTGTGTGGGACCAactttttcttgatcatgggtTTTGAATGGTCCAAGTTTGAGTACATACGTGTCACCCACCTTGTATTTCGTGTGGAAGTTAGAGGGATTGATGTACAATCAGACGGCACAGCAAGTTTGTTTGATGTGCATCATTGGTGTTGTGTTTTGTGCCAAAGGACCAAaggttattgatttttaatcaaaCGGTTGGATGGGAATGGGCCGGGCCTGATGATCGTGCAAATTCAAAAAAAGGGTCTAGACCAGAAGTCCAAGCAAAATGTAATTGAAAACCTGGCCCATGGCCATAGACAGCTGGATTCACACATTATTTTGTTACTTTTCCTTTTGTGTTTTCTGTTTAATACAGTTTTTTGATTGTATGCAACAGTCAATGGCTAATAATTAATCAACATTTCCACCACCAGGTAAAAATGATAATgctaaaatttgattttggtgGATAACGAAAAttattatgagagagagagttctaaatttgaaaatctaaagtgactataacaaatttttcatcattttttaagcaaaaaatgtcatttgaattttacactatGAGCTCGTTTGGTTGGGCATGTGAGAGTCCAAAATGTTAATATGTGTCTGGATGGGCCTTTTTTAAGAAgttgcattttttaaaaacacccAAAATTAGCATTTTAAAATTGAAGGAAGCATATGCTTTTCTTGAAATGCTACTTTTAAACACAACTAACGTTTTCGCAATGCATTTTATAGATGATGCACATTTTTGCAACAACCTATCTAAATGGGCTCTATGTCTCTAAATTTATAAAGGAAATAAATGACATTAAATAGATAAATGGTAAAGGCTTGGAATGAAATGGacttggttttatttatttatttatttattattatctaactTGATTAATAGGATTTGCATTTCTATATATCAAATGTGACCAATtgtattatctaaaaaaaaatgtgaccaatTTTGCAAACAGCTTTATTGGCTTGAGCAAAACTATATTTGAACGATTACTCGATCTaattaaatgttaaaaatagaTTAGTCCTTGATGTAGGAAATGCTTTTCCCATTAGTGGATCATTGATTCGGAATGAATCCATTTTCTTATTGAGTTCTCGAACACTATTCATTATAAATATGAAGTAATGTAATTTGGTACGTCTcaaacattttatatttggatCCTTTGAGTCCTTAATAAATTATTTGTCATTTGCTTGTGAAAAATAACTTCTCATGAATTTTTATAtctatactctttttttttcttcttttagatAATTACTAGGGATTTTTACAAATACTATCATTAAATTTCGATGTGAGTTTCAATTTGGTCATTGGACTTGATCAATTACTCAGGTTTGTGACAAATCTAACATTCAACTagtattttctaataaattgtAATAGATTTAATCATGTAATATATACATAGTAATAATTAAGGatgttttgaaattaatatgatATAGATACATCATATGattaaatcttttaatttttaacataaaatatgaactgaggtttgatttatttcgaatcTAGCATTTATGAAGTTAATTGATAACACTTACATTAGTGTTTAAGggtaatatttatataaattctaATTATCATGaaccatttttatttatttggttatcCTTTTGATTTGGATAGCTATAATGAAGTGGAAGTTCACGTTGTTAAGAGCCCTGTATCTTAATCAGTTGATACATCCTGATATTTTCAACCTAAACATCTAAAATTCTAATTCTCCATCTCTCAACAATCGATTTATAGGAGGAAAAAATGTGATAGTTCCATTAACCTAAACTCCATTTCCTCCCTTTTTTGAGTTTTCCCACctcttatttaaataataatagcaATCCTAATCAAAAGTCAATCCTTTATGTTTCGTTGGGTATTTTTTATCATCTATTTTTATCAGTTTTTATACTTTAATTGTACTATACATAtctcataagaaaaaaaaaaaaggtatatatataaatgtgtcAACTTGTTTAGAATTTTTCGTTTATAATAAGTGGGGAGGGGTACATTTAAGTTCTCTTCAAAAGAAACATCAAGTAATAATATTGTATCACAAAACAGTTGACATGTCAACAGTTTTGTGTCAACTGTTTTGTGATACAATATTATTACTTGTTTAGAATTTTTCAACAATGACAAAGTTCTTAATGAAATATTTAATGACTAGAAATTTAAAGGGTATTCATCTTATTAACTAGACATTTTACTTTTAGTGAGACTTATTtgctagattttttattttatttgttagatATTTGTTGTCTTACATGAGTGTGAGACCCATGACACTTAGGGTACATTTTATAAACTGAATGAGAATTATAATtagaattgtaatatttat comes from Castanea sativa cultivar Marrone di Chiusa Pesio chromosome 3, ASM4071231v1 and encodes:
- the LOC142627560 gene encoding uncharacterized protein LOC142627560, whose protein sequence is MGELHSLAYTSSHHSSSLGWDFHNLGVLNADTMSLVMDGNAPFYSAPLESDYSTGYLEDALVEFSEMSKRRRLLLYTDDQTDHDGPEELAKSYWNTNCTWGMSENVYSLSQINTINGLSDGPMSTSMSGISEEANMITDVETPEEGPEATDSSSSSYKDLISTKSNNGENLYSISPMNPGSGDGDKKKKRERVITRVVYPFALVKPGGVEGDVTLNDINERILMPPTRPVRHPVGDFACRPCVSPHGPGLSGKAVVALTRIHTQGRGTITIIRTKG